Proteins from a single region of Lysinibacillus sp. JNUCC-52:
- a CDS encoding DUF2087 domain-containing protein yields MDVNQLFWQASIEDITHGYTNEATHYTCLLCGEKIEKGIIYPHEDVLYEAEKFMQHHITATHQSVFHYLNGLNKKMTGLTEHQSHILRLFYEGKTDQEIKEELEIGSATTIRHHRFALKEKERQAKTFLAMMELLKQQDQKEDSFVPIHKTATMVDDRYNITLTEEQQLLAKYFPNGIGQELVRFPKREKHKIVVLRAITTLLDESKQYTEKELNAIIQPIYEDYVQIRRYLIQYGFMDRVDDGSAYWVKK; encoded by the coding sequence ATGGATGTAAATCAATTATTTTGGCAGGCTTCGATCGAGGACATAACACATGGCTATACAAATGAAGCTACACACTACACTTGCCTTCTTTGTGGGGAAAAAATCGAAAAGGGCATTATTTATCCACATGAAGATGTCCTATATGAAGCAGAAAAATTTATGCAGCATCATATTACTGCTACACACCAATCAGTTTTTCATTACTTAAATGGCTTAAATAAAAAAATGACAGGTTTAACAGAACATCAGAGTCATATTTTGCGCCTTTTTTATGAGGGTAAAACGGATCAGGAAATTAAAGAGGAGCTAGAAATTGGCAGCGCAACGACTATTCGACATCATCGTTTTGCCTTAAAAGAAAAAGAGCGTCAAGCTAAAACATTCCTTGCCATGATGGAGCTTTTAAAACAACAAGATCAAAAGGAAGATTCTTTTGTACCGATTCACAAAACGGCTACGATGGTCGACGATCGCTATAACATCACCCTTACGGAAGAACAACAGCTGCTTGCAAAATACTTCCCGAATGGCATCGGTCAAGAGCTCGTCCGCTTCCCAAAACGAGAAAAGCATAAAATCGTTGTACTACGTGCGATTACAACGCTTCTTGATGAGTCAAAACAGTATACAGAAAAAGAGCTTAATGCAATTATTCAACCAATATATGAGGACTATGTACAAATTCGTCGCTATTTAATTCAATACGGTTTTATGGATCGTGTAGACGATGGCAGTGCTTACTGGGTAAAAAAATAA
- a CDS encoding GIY-YIG nuclease family protein yields the protein MDHKKELKEMYKEMKIEAGVFTMTNKQNGKVFVGSFNNLKRLNGFQFMLKTNTYTNKALQADYNTFGKDAFQLEVVEYLKEKEEGYFDAKKELEKLEEKWLEKLQPYGDHGYNS from the coding sequence ATGGACCACAAAAAAGAATTAAAAGAAATGTATAAAGAAATGAAAATTGAAGCAGGAGTTTTTACAATGACAAACAAACAAAATGGTAAAGTGTTTGTCGGGAGCTTCAATAACTTAAAACGATTAAACGGATTTCAATTTATGTTAAAAACAAATACTTATACGAATAAAGCGCTACAGGCTGACTACAATACATTTGGCAAAGATGCTTTTCAGCTCGAGGTCGTGGAGTATTTGAAGGAAAAAGAAGAAGGCTATTTTGACGCAAAAAAAGAACTTGAAAAGCTAGAAGAAAAGTGGCTTGAAAAGCTTCAGCCTTATGGGGATCATGGCTATAATTCTTAA
- a CDS encoding YitT family protein → MRNIVIITLASILMAFAYNFLLIPHEILSGGLSGIAIMLGIVTPLNTGILNLLLNLPLLILGVMKLGKRFIAYTILSVAVMSISLLIIPIYKATEEPILASLFGGVIVGLCVGLVFRASGSSGGFDIIAMLLSRKRDFPLGALISAMNGIVVAISGFVFSWDAALLTLVSIYATGKVVDTIHTSNIKLTLMIITSNGEDVKQQLLTRLQRGITMMDAKGGYSGEGRKVLITVITRYQLAEVKSLIKEVDAKAFVNILQTTEVIGVFDRGSK, encoded by the coding sequence ATGCGCAATATTGTGATTATCACGCTTGCTTCGATATTAATGGCATTTGCATATAATTTTTTATTAATACCGCATGAGATTTTAAGTGGCGGATTAAGTGGGATTGCCATTATGCTTGGTATTGTGACGCCTTTAAATACAGGTATATTAAACCTTTTATTAAATTTACCGTTGCTAATTTTAGGTGTGATGAAGCTGGGGAAACGCTTTATTGCTTATACAATCCTATCTGTTGCGGTAATGTCTATCTCTTTGTTAATCATTCCAATTTATAAGGCAACAGAGGAACCGATATTAGCATCTTTATTTGGTGGGGTTATTGTCGGCCTATGTGTCGGTCTCGTTTTTCGCGCATCGGGTTCCTCAGGTGGCTTTGATATTATAGCGATGCTTTTAAGCCGTAAAAGAGATTTTCCACTAGGTGCACTGATTTCAGCAATGAATGGTATTGTAGTGGCAATATCAGGATTTGTATTTAGTTGGGATGCAGCCTTGCTGACGCTCGTTTCAATCTACGCAACAGGGAAGGTTGTCGATACAATCCATACAAGTAATATTAAACTAACGCTTATGATTATTACGAGCAATGGTGAGGATGTAAAACAACAACTATTAACGAGATTACAACGGGGCATAACGATGATGGATGCCAAAGGTGGGTATTCAGGTGAAGGACGAAAAGTACTCATTACCGTTATTACACGTTACCAGCTTGCGGAAGTGAAAAGTTTAATAAAAGAAGTAGATGCCAAGGCATTTGTAAACATTTTGCAAACGACAGAAGTAATAGGGGTTTTTGATCGTGGATCGAAATAA